A region from the Micrococcus cohnii genome encodes:
- a CDS encoding hotdog fold thioesterase translates to MTENVAPTTPAEAGGEPESLKSVVARLEEIYVNDPAVKDHGVTLGEVSEGAVTLHREVTADMVNSHEICHGGFLFHLADTALAYCVATFGAAPVTRRAEITYIAPAPLGATLTASARQSVEFGCDRMIEVRIEADGVLVAWFTGHSTSPRPRS, encoded by the coding sequence ATGACCGAGAACGTCGCCCCGACCACCCCGGCCGAGGCCGGCGGCGAGCCCGAGTCCCTGAAGTCGGTCGTCGCTCGGCTGGAGGAGATCTACGTCAACGACCCGGCCGTGAAGGACCACGGCGTCACCCTCGGTGAGGTCTCCGAGGGCGCCGTGACCCTGCACCGCGAGGTCACCGCGGACATGGTGAACTCGCACGAGATCTGCCACGGCGGCTTCCTCTTCCACCTCGCGGACACCGCCCTGGCGTACTGCGTGGCGACGTTCGGCGCCGCGCCGGTCACCCGTCGCGCGGAGATCACGTACATCGCCCCGGCGCCGCTGGGCGCCACGTTGACGGCGAGCGCGCGGCAGTCCGTTGAGTTCGGCTGTGACCGCATGATCGAGGTGCGCATCGAGGCCGACGGCGTGCTCGTCGCGTGGTTCACGGGCCACTCGACGAGCCCGCGCCCGCGCTCCTGA
- the adhP gene encoding alcohol dehydrogenase AdhP, whose translation MTAMKAAVVTRFGNETEVKEVERPTPGQHQALVKLIASGVCHTDLHAMEGDWPVKPTPPFIPGHEGVGIVEEVGPDVDNVKVGDMVGNAWLWSACGQCQYCRTGWETLCEEQLNGGYSTDGSFGEYMLVDTRYAPVIPEGSDPMEVGPLLCAGVTVYKGLKETEVRPGQWVVISGIGGLGHIAVQYAVAMGMRVVAVDVADDKLKLAEQHGAEVTVNANVADPSVEIQEKIGGAHGVLVTAVHPQAFGQAIAMTRRGGTIVFNGLPPGDFPAPIFDIVLKGLTIRGSIVGTRQDMVEALEFYAAGKIKPTFHTRPLGDVNAVFDEMRHGKIDGRVVIDYALED comes from the coding sequence ATGACCGCCATGAAGGCAGCAGTCGTCACCCGGTTCGGCAACGAGACCGAGGTCAAGGAGGTCGAGCGCCCGACGCCCGGCCAGCACCAGGCACTCGTGAAGCTCATCGCCTCCGGCGTCTGCCACACGGACCTGCACGCGATGGAGGGCGACTGGCCGGTGAAGCCGACCCCGCCGTTCATCCCCGGCCACGAGGGCGTCGGCATCGTCGAGGAGGTCGGCCCGGACGTGGACAACGTCAAGGTCGGAGACATGGTCGGCAACGCCTGGCTCTGGAGCGCCTGCGGGCAATGCCAGTACTGCCGCACCGGCTGGGAGACGCTCTGTGAGGAGCAGCTCAACGGCGGCTACTCCACGGACGGCTCGTTCGGCGAGTACATGCTCGTGGACACCCGCTACGCGCCCGTCATCCCAGAGGGCTCGGACCCGATGGAGGTCGGCCCGCTCCTCTGCGCCGGCGTCACCGTGTACAAGGGCCTGAAGGAGACCGAGGTGCGGCCCGGCCAGTGGGTCGTGATCTCCGGCATCGGCGGCCTCGGGCACATCGCCGTGCAGTACGCGGTGGCCATGGGCATGCGCGTGGTGGCGGTGGACGTCGCCGACGACAAGCTCAAGCTCGCCGAGCAGCACGGCGCCGAGGTCACCGTCAACGCGAACGTGGCCGACCCGTCCGTGGAGATCCAGGAGAAGATCGGCGGCGCCCACGGCGTGCTCGTCACCGCGGTGCACCCGCAGGCGTTCGGCCAGGCGATCGCGATGACCCGCCGGGGCGGCACCATCGTCTTCAACGGCCTGCCGCCGGGAGACTTCCCGGCCCCGATCTTCGACATCGTCCTCAAGGGCCTGACCATCCGCGGCTCGATCGTCGGTACCCGTCAGGACATGGTCGAGGCGCTCGAGTTCTACGCGGCCGGTAAGATCAAGCCGACGTTCCACACGCGCCCGCTCGGCGACGTCAACGCGGTGTTCGACGAGATGCGGCACGGCAAGATCGACGGCCGCGTGGTGATCGACTACGCGTTGGAGGACTGA
- a CDS encoding heavy-metal-associated domain-containing protein — protein MTTADYSITGMTCGHCVASVTEEIGEVPGVTDVQVDLVAGGTSTARVSAEGPVDDAAVRAAIAEAGYDVVEG, from the coding sequence ATGACCACCGCTGACTACTCGATCACCGGCATGACCTGCGGCCACTGCGTCGCTTCCGTCACCGAGGAGATCGGCGAGGTCCCCGGCGTCACCGACGTGCAGGTCGACCTCGTCGCCGGAGGCACCTCGACGGCCCGCGTGAGCGCCGAGGGTCCGGTCGACGACGCCGCCGTGCGCGCCGCGATCGCCGAGGCCGGGTACGACGTGGTCGAGGGCTGA
- a CDS encoding metal-sensitive transcriptional regulator, translated as MNATENTPHADGHQHGYGPQRAAYLTRLKRIEGQVRGIARMVDEDVYCIDILTQVAAATKSLQSVSLALVQDHLRHCVADAAVEAEQTGRAELVDAKVEEATRAIGRLLR; from the coding sequence GTGAACGCCACCGAGAACACCCCGCACGCCGACGGGCACCAGCACGGCTACGGACCACAACGTGCGGCCTACCTCACGCGCCTGAAGCGCATCGAGGGGCAGGTGCGAGGCATCGCCCGCATGGTCGACGAGGACGTCTACTGCATCGACATCCTCACGCAGGTCGCGGCCGCCACGAAGTCGCTGCAGTCGGTCAGCCTGGCCCTCGTGCAGGACCATCTGCGGCACTGCGTCGCCGACGCCGCGGTCGAGGCCGAGCAGACCGGCCGCGCCGAGCTCGTGGACGCGAAGGTCGAGGAGGCCACCCGCGCGATCGGCCGCCTGCTGCGCTAG
- a CDS encoding isochorismate synthase → MSVPSPADEHVRALMPDPDPEFAAAIVWARGDDLVLGHGGVTVLLDGPRRLTRLSALWRRAVEASELAPDDRARAWVSSTFADDSREPAVLRVPATWMRVSRDVQGRPQTESTRQAVTEAALAQAVAEDPRARLLRSAAPPLPDAQEHAWDDGQYARAVERILDLLDEDAATGLRKVVISRTETLATTARALWRAVDALRSEYPQTWVFAVGGLLGATPEMLATLRDGRVGSVVLAGSMGRGATPEADAAARERLATHERLADEHRWAARSVCDALADVVDLDEAHPEPSVLTLPNVHHLATSVTGRLTGGEGTVLDVVARMHPTAAVGGTPTDAAVEVIGRVEPVDRGRYAGPVGWLDQDGDGEIALALRCAQQVRAAEPDPDLSAVMRLHAGGGIVAGAVAEEEVAEIGAKFSPMRRALGLG, encoded by the coding sequence ATGTCCGTTCCGTCCCCGGCCGATGAGCATGTGCGCGCCCTGATGCCCGACCCTGACCCGGAGTTCGCCGCGGCGATCGTGTGGGCTCGCGGCGACGACCTCGTCCTCGGCCACGGCGGCGTGACGGTGTTGCTCGACGGTCCGCGGCGGCTGACGCGTCTGTCCGCGTTGTGGCGGCGCGCGGTCGAGGCCTCCGAGCTCGCCCCGGACGACCGGGCGCGGGCCTGGGTCTCGAGCACGTTCGCCGACGACTCGCGGGAACCTGCCGTTCTGCGCGTCCCCGCGACGTGGATGCGGGTGAGCCGGGACGTGCAGGGTCGTCCACAGACCGAGTCGACGCGTCAGGCGGTCACGGAGGCGGCGCTCGCGCAGGCCGTCGCCGAGGATCCCCGGGCGCGGCTGCTGCGATCTGCCGCCCCGCCGCTGCCGGACGCTCAGGAGCACGCATGGGACGACGGGCAGTATGCGCGGGCGGTCGAACGGATCCTGGACCTGCTGGACGAGGACGCGGCGACCGGGCTGCGCAAGGTCGTCATCAGCCGCACCGAGACGCTCGCGACCACGGCGCGGGCGTTGTGGCGCGCCGTTGACGCCCTGCGTTCCGAATACCCGCAGACCTGGGTGTTCGCCGTCGGCGGCCTGCTCGGGGCCACCCCGGAGATGCTGGCCACCCTGCGGGACGGGCGCGTCGGGTCCGTCGTGTTGGCCGGGTCCATGGGGCGCGGGGCGACGCCCGAGGCCGATGCGGCCGCGCGGGAGCGCCTGGCCACGCATGAGCGGCTCGCGGACGAGCATCGCTGGGCCGCGCGCAGTGTGTGCGACGCGCTCGCCGACGTCGTGGACCTCGATGAGGCCCACCCGGAGCCGTCTGTGCTGACGCTGCCGAATGTCCACCACCTGGCCACGTCCGTGACCGGTCGGCTGACCGGCGGGGAGGGCACCGTGCTCGACGTCGTCGCGCGCATGCACCCCACGGCCGCGGTCGGCGGCACCCCCACGGATGCGGCCGTCGAGGTGATCGGTCGGGTCGAGCCGGTGGACCGGGGTCGCTACGCCGGCCCCGTCGGCTGGCTGGACCAGGACGGGGACGGGGAGATCGCGTTGGCCCTGCGTTGCGCTCAGCAGGTGCGGGCGGCGGAGCCCGACCCGGACCTTTCGGCCGTCATGCGCCTGCATGCCGGCGGCGGCATCGTGGCCGGGGCGGTCGCGGAGGAGGAGGTCGCGGAGATCGGGGCCAAGTTCTCACCCATGCGCCGCGCGCTCGGCCTGGGCTGA
- a CDS encoding SRPBCC family protein, whose amino-acid sequence MSQSAPDPTPRQTDDARPESGAPLPAAAKQAAWPQRVDVGERQVAYTVTVDAPADELWALLANPHRHHEIDGSGTVKQRVTGPHRLTAGDRFRVAMRKYGLPYTMALTCTASDEGRLVEWAHPGGHRWRWEFEPVDATRTQVTEIFDYSWARPVVGTVFERLRLDRENAHGIQASLTRLAARHL is encoded by the coding sequence ATGAGCCAGAGCGCACCGGACCCGACCCCGCGACAGACCGACGACGCCCGCCCCGAGAGCGGCGCCCCGCTGCCCGCCGCCGCAAAGCAGGCCGCGTGGCCGCAGCGCGTCGACGTGGGCGAGCGGCAGGTCGCTTACACCGTGACCGTCGACGCCCCGGCCGACGAGCTGTGGGCGCTGCTCGCGAACCCGCACCGCCACCACGAGATCGACGGCTCGGGCACCGTGAAGCAGCGGGTCACCGGGCCGCACCGCCTGACCGCGGGAGACCGGTTCCGCGTCGCGATGCGCAAATACGGCCTGCCCTACACGATGGCCTTGACCTGCACCGCCAGCGATGAGGGGCGCCTCGTGGAGTGGGCGCACCCCGGTGGGCACCGGTGGCGCTGGGAGTTCGAGCCGGTCGACGCGACCCGCACGCAGGTCACGGAGATCTTCGACTACTCCTGGGCCCGGCCGGTCGTCGGCACCGTGTTCGAGCGCCTGCGCCTGGACCGGGAGAACGCCCACGGCATTCAGGCCAGCCTCACGCGGCTGGCCGCCCGGCACCTCTGA
- a CDS encoding SRPBCC family protein, whose amino-acid sequence MAETQPAQWSVQADRFVAARPETLWRVITDLEGMAEHLPGIIALERLSDDGPGAYRPGTRWRETRRVFGQQATEEMEVVVAEPHRRTEILAVNRGVRYETGFRLDPAGNGPAPQATQLRFFFTARPDAAAVPAGSGLGARLRRAAGRALERASAPLGAAATRRQMVQELEHIGRRAEHLAAGGA is encoded by the coding sequence ATGGCAGAGACTCAGCCCGCCCAGTGGTCCGTTCAGGCGGACCGGTTCGTCGCCGCCCGGCCCGAGACGCTCTGGCGCGTGATCACCGACCTCGAGGGCATGGCCGAGCACCTGCCGGGGATCATCGCGCTCGAACGGCTCTCCGATGACGGCCCCGGCGCTTATCGTCCCGGCACGCGCTGGCGCGAGACGCGCCGCGTTTTCGGGCAGCAGGCCACCGAGGAGATGGAGGTCGTCGTCGCCGAACCGCACCGCCGGACCGAGATCCTGGCGGTCAACCGCGGGGTCCGGTACGAGACGGGCTTCCGGCTCGACCCGGCCGGCAACGGCCCCGCGCCGCAGGCCACCCAGCTGCGGTTCTTCTTCACCGCACGCCCGGACGCGGCAGCGGTGCCCGCAGGCTCCGGGCTCGGCGCGCGACTGCGCCGGGCCGCTGGGCGGGCCCTCGAGCGCGCGAGCGCCCCACTGGGTGCCGCCGCCACCCGGCGCCAGATGGTCCAGGAACTGGAACACATCGGGCGCCGGGCCGAGCACCTGGCCGCCGGCGGGGCCTGA
- a CDS encoding heavy metal translocating P-type ATPase: MDPDTAGPASPAAAAVPEARRITLDIQGMTCASCVRRVERKLGKIDGVEATVNLPLEQATVTAPADVKDERLLETVAAAGYSATVRADPATHRPPQDPASAESHAADGDGAPAHTGHDDASSPEGHMDHGPSRSVLVPRLIVAAVLTVPLVVISMVPSAQFPHWGWAAFALATPVVLWSGWPFHAAAARTARHGSSTMDTLVSIGVLAAWGYSTVELLLDPAMTAHVGGGMAEMAHHSLYFESAAVITTFLLLGRWLEARAKSRAGQALRALLDLGAARATLVDLDATGRPVGEERLVPAESLRPGDVMLVRPGEKVPTDAVVLEGRSAVDTSLLTGESVPVEVGAGAELTGATVNLTGRLLARATRVGSETTLAQMGQLVAEAQTGKARVARVADRVSAVFVPIVLAIAALTFLAWMGVSDGDVASALRAAVAVLVIACPCALGLATPVGLLAGTGRASQLGILVRGPEVLEDSRTVDTIVLDKTGTVTRGEMRLAEAARAPGSPVAADDALLALAAAVEDGSEHPIARAVVAAARERGLALPEAVDFASEAGGGVHALVADGHGGRLRVAVGRGSFIGSLLGPEAISADAAAAFEASEAAGRTAVWVAVDGRLAGHLAVEDTVRETSADAIGRLRRMGLRPLLVTGDNAAVARAVAAQVGIAAEDVVAGVRPEDKVAVVARLQAEGATVAMVGDGVNDAPALARADVGIAMGTGTDVARQAAQITVMGSDLTQVVQALELSQRTLGIIRMNLFWAFAYNTLGIPVAALGLLNPMIAGGAMAASSVLVVLNSLRLTRYGR, encoded by the coding sequence ATGGACCCCGACACAGCAGGACCCGCCTCCCCCGCCGCTGCGGCCGTCCCCGAGGCTCGCCGCATCACCCTCGATATCCAGGGCATGACGTGCGCCTCGTGCGTGCGCCGCGTCGAGCGCAAGCTCGGGAAGATCGACGGCGTCGAGGCGACCGTCAACCTGCCGCTCGAGCAGGCCACCGTCACCGCCCCCGCGGACGTGAAAGACGAACGGCTGCTCGAGACGGTCGCGGCGGCCGGGTACTCGGCCACGGTGCGCGCAGACCCCGCGACGCACCGCCCCCCTCAGGACCCCGCCTCCGCCGAGTCCCACGCCGCTGACGGTGACGGCGCACCGGCGCACACCGGACACGACGACGCGTCCTCCCCCGAGGGCCATATGGACCACGGCCCCTCCCGGTCGGTGCTCGTGCCACGGCTGATCGTGGCGGCGGTGCTCACCGTCCCGCTCGTCGTGATCTCGATGGTTCCGAGCGCTCAGTTCCCGCACTGGGGCTGGGCCGCATTCGCCCTGGCCACGCCGGTCGTACTGTGGTCGGGCTGGCCGTTCCACGCGGCCGCGGCCCGCACCGCCCGCCACGGCTCCTCCACGATGGACACGCTCGTCTCCATCGGGGTGCTCGCGGCGTGGGGCTACTCGACGGTCGAGCTGCTGCTCGACCCCGCCATGACGGCACACGTCGGCGGCGGCATGGCGGAGATGGCCCACCACAGCCTGTACTTCGAGTCCGCCGCCGTGATCACGACGTTCCTGCTGCTCGGGCGCTGGCTCGAGGCCCGTGCGAAGTCCCGAGCGGGCCAGGCGCTGCGCGCGCTGCTCGACCTCGGCGCCGCCCGGGCCACGCTGGTCGACCTGGACGCGACGGGCCGCCCCGTCGGTGAGGAACGGCTCGTGCCCGCCGAATCGCTGCGCCCCGGAGACGTCATGCTCGTGCGGCCCGGCGAGAAGGTCCCGACGGACGCCGTCGTGCTCGAGGGCCGCTCCGCCGTGGACACCTCGCTGCTGACGGGCGAATCCGTGCCCGTCGAGGTCGGAGCCGGCGCCGAGCTGACCGGGGCCACCGTCAACCTGACCGGCCGACTGCTCGCGCGGGCGACGCGGGTGGGCTCGGAGACGACACTGGCCCAGATGGGACAACTCGTCGCCGAAGCCCAGACCGGCAAGGCCCGCGTCGCCCGCGTGGCCGACCGTGTGTCCGCGGTGTTCGTGCCGATCGTCCTGGCCATCGCCGCCCTCACCTTCCTGGCCTGGATGGGCGTGAGCGACGGCGACGTGGCGAGCGCCCTGCGCGCCGCCGTCGCCGTCCTGGTGATCGCCTGCCCCTGCGCGCTCGGCCTGGCCACCCCGGTGGGCCTGCTCGCCGGCACCGGGCGGGCCTCGCAGCTGGGCATCCTGGTCCGCGGCCCCGAGGTGCTCGAGGACTCCCGCACGGTGGACACGATCGTGCTCGACAAGACCGGCACCGTCACCCGCGGTGAGATGCGCCTGGCCGAGGCCGCCCGCGCACCCGGCTCCCCCGTGGCGGCCGACGACGCGCTGCTCGCCCTGGCGGCAGCGGTCGAGGACGGTTCCGAACATCCGATCGCCCGCGCGGTCGTGGCCGCGGCCCGGGAGCGGGGGCTGGCCCTGCCCGAGGCCGTCGACTTTGCCTCCGAGGCCGGTGGCGGCGTGCACGCCCTCGTCGCGGACGGTCACGGAGGACGGCTGCGCGTGGCGGTCGGCCGCGGTTCGTTCATCGGCTCCCTGCTGGGCCCCGAGGCGATCAGCGCGGACGCGGCGGCGGCTTTCGAGGCCAGCGAAGCCGCCGGGCGCACCGCGGTGTGGGTGGCCGTCGACGGCCGGCTCGCGGGGCACCTGGCGGTCGAGGACACCGTGCGGGAGACCTCCGCCGACGCGATCGGCCGGCTGCGCCGGATGGGCCTGCGGCCGCTGCTCGTGACCGGTGACAACGCCGCCGTCGCCCGGGCCGTGGCCGCTCAGGTCGGCATCGCGGCCGAGGACGTCGTCGCGGGTGTGCGCCCCGAGGACAAGGTGGCGGTCGTCGCTCGGCTGCAGGCCGAGGGTGCGACCGTCGCGATGGTCGGCGACGGCGTGAACGACGCCCCGGCGCTGGCCCGCGCGGACGTGGGCATCGCGATGGGGACCGGCACGGACGTGGCCCGTCAGGCCGCGCAGATCACCGTGATGGGCTCCGACCTGACCCAGGTGGTGCAGGCGCTCGAGCTGAGCCAGCGGACCCTCGGGATCATCCGCATGAACCTGTTCTGGGCGTTCGCCTACAACACGCTCGGCATCCCGGTCGCCGCCCTTGGACTGCTGAACCCGATGATCGCCGGAGGCGCGATGGCCGCCTCCTCGGTGCTCGTGGTGCTCAACTCGCTGCGGCTGACCCGCTACGGGCGGTGA